One genomic window of Streptomyces sp. NBC_01276 includes the following:
- a CDS encoding polysaccharide deacetylase family protein: MFSPPGRRAALRAGTAVLAGLTAGCAADRPATGPAPSAGPVRAKPAPAGPAPAPRRFAGQPVEIGHGPRDRPAVALTFHGNGDPAIARAVLAEAEKGGARVTVLAIGTWLDAHPKMARRVLDGGHELGNHTQRHLAVNDLPEAEAYAEITGCAERLKRLTGSIGTWFRPSQTQYASPLVQKLAQRAGYPHVLSYDVDSLDFTSPGAAAVIRNVTGTIHGGSVVSLHFGYADTVDAMPPLLEELARRKLRAVTTTELLTS, from the coding sequence GTGTTCTCACCTCCAGGCCGCCGCGCGGCCCTGCGCGCGGGCACCGCCGTCCTGGCCGGCCTCACCGCCGGCTGTGCCGCGGACCGGCCAGCCACGGGTCCCGCCCCATCCGCCGGCCCGGTCCGGGCCAAGCCCGCCCCGGCCGGCCCCGCCCCCGCGCCCCGCCGCTTCGCCGGCCAGCCCGTGGAGATCGGGCACGGCCCGCGCGACCGTCCGGCGGTCGCCCTGACCTTCCACGGCAACGGGGACCCCGCCATCGCCCGCGCCGTCCTCGCCGAGGCGGAGAAGGGCGGCGCGCGGGTCACCGTCCTGGCCATCGGCACCTGGCTCGACGCCCACCCCAAGATGGCCCGCCGCGTCCTGGACGGCGGCCACGAACTGGGCAATCACACCCAGCGCCACCTCGCCGTCAACGACCTGCCCGAGGCGGAGGCCTACGCCGAGATCACCGGCTGCGCCGAGCGCCTCAAGCGGCTCACCGGTTCGATCGGCACCTGGTTCCGCCCCTCCCAGACCCAGTACGCCTCCCCGCTCGTCCAGAAGCTGGCCCAGCGGGCGGGGTACCCGCACGTCCTCTCGTACGACGTGGACTCACTCGACTTCACCTCACCCGGCGCCGCGGCCGTCATCCGCAACGTCACCGGGACGATCCACGGCGGATCGGTGGTGAGCCTGCACTTCGGCTACGCGGACACGGTCGACGCGATGCCGCCCCTCCTCGAAGAACTCGCGCGCCGCAAGCTGCGCGCGGTGACCACCACGGAGCTGCTGACCTCATGA
- a CDS encoding YncE family protein, with amino-acid sequence MTTNRLPRKATALLAGLVLAALAGCGSGGKGEPEALGSKGPARPVKAVPAAPPGLPGMPPVLDPNDVYAADRPNQLSPVVKDFPSRVYVPNTNSNTVSVIDPATYKVIDTIPVGVQPQHVVPSWDMKTLWVNNNRGHTLTPINPATGEAGEPVEVHDPYNLYFTPNGKYAVVMASMDRELVFRDPHTMNRVKTVPVTCYGVNHADFSSDGRYFIVSCEFSGELLKVDTEKMEVVGQQKLPFEGAMPQDVKISPDGKTFYVADMMAHGMWVLSGDKFDVPKLLPTGKGCHGLYVSRDSKEMYVSNRGEGSISVFDFKQNKLTKKWELPDGGSPDMGGVSADGKVLWLSGRYNSEVYAIDTVTGKELARIPVGGGPHGLAVYPQPGRYSLGHTGIFR; translated from the coding sequence ATGACGACGAACCGCCTTCCACGGAAGGCCACCGCGCTCCTCGCCGGACTGGTCCTCGCCGCCCTGGCGGGCTGCGGATCCGGCGGAAAGGGCGAGCCCGAGGCGCTCGGTTCCAAGGGGCCGGCCCGACCGGTCAAGGCCGTCCCGGCCGCCCCGCCCGGACTGCCCGGGATGCCTCCGGTGCTCGACCCCAACGACGTGTACGCGGCGGACCGGCCGAACCAGCTGTCCCCGGTGGTCAAGGACTTCCCGTCCCGCGTCTACGTCCCCAACACCAACTCCAACACGGTGTCCGTCATCGACCCGGCCACCTACAAGGTCATCGACACCATCCCGGTCGGCGTCCAGCCGCAGCACGTGGTGCCGTCCTGGGACATGAAGACCCTGTGGGTCAACAACAACCGAGGCCACACGCTCACCCCGATCAACCCGGCCACCGGCGAGGCCGGCGAACCCGTGGAGGTGCACGACCCGTACAACCTGTACTTCACCCCGAACGGGAAGTACGCCGTAGTGATGGCGTCCATGGACCGCGAACTGGTCTTCCGCGATCCGCACACCATGAACCGCGTGAAAACCGTCCCGGTGACCTGTTACGGCGTCAATCACGCCGACTTCTCCTCGGACGGCCGCTACTTCATCGTGAGCTGCGAGTTCTCCGGAGAACTCCTCAAGGTCGACACCGAGAAGATGGAGGTCGTCGGCCAGCAGAAACTCCCCTTCGAGGGAGCGATGCCGCAGGACGTGAAGATCTCCCCGGACGGAAAGACCTTCTACGTCGCGGACATGATGGCGCACGGCATGTGGGTGCTCAGCGGCGACAAGTTCGACGTGCCCAAGCTGCTGCCCACCGGCAAGGGCTGCCACGGGCTGTACGTCAGCCGCGACTCCAAGGAGATGTACGTCTCCAACCGGGGCGAGGGCTCCATCTCCGTCTTCGACTTCAAGCAGAACAAGCTCACCAAGAAGTGGGAGCTGCCCGACGGCGGCAGCCCCGACATGGGCGGGGTCTCCGCGGACGGCAAGGTGCTCTGGCTGTCGGGCCGCTACAACTCCGAGGTCTACGCGATCGACACCGTCACCGGCAAGGAGCTGGCCAGGATCCCGGTCGGCGGCGGCCCGCACGGCCTCGCCGTCTACCCGCAGCCCGGCCGCTACTCCCTCGGCCACACCGGCATCTTCCGCTAG
- a CDS encoding enoyl-CoA hydratase/isomerase family protein, translating to MTISLEVSEGVGTILLDRPPMNALDIATQDRLRELAVEATDRADVRAVILYGGEKVFAAGADIKEMQTMDHAAMVARSRALQDAFTAVARIPKPVVAAITGYALGGGCELALCADYRIAADNAKLGQPEILLGLIPGAGGTQRLSRLVGPSKAKDLIFTGRMVKADEALALGLVDRIVPAAEVYEQAHAWAAKLAQGPAIALRAAKECVDAGLEADIDTGLTIERNWFAGLFATEDRERGMRSFVEEGPGKAKFV from the coding sequence ATGACCATCTCTCTCGAAGTCTCCGAAGGCGTCGGCACCATCCTGCTGGACCGCCCGCCCATGAACGCCCTGGACATCGCCACCCAGGACCGGCTGCGCGAGCTCGCGGTGGAGGCCACCGACCGCGCCGACGTGCGCGCGGTGATCCTCTACGGCGGCGAGAAGGTGTTCGCGGCCGGCGCGGACATCAAGGAGATGCAGACGATGGACCACGCGGCGATGGTCGCCCGGTCCCGCGCCCTCCAGGACGCCTTCACGGCCGTCGCCCGGATCCCCAAGCCCGTCGTCGCCGCGATCACCGGCTACGCGCTGGGCGGCGGCTGCGAGCTCGCGCTCTGCGCCGACTACCGGATCGCCGCCGACAACGCCAAGCTCGGCCAGCCCGAGATCCTGCTGGGCCTGATCCCGGGCGCGGGCGGTACCCAGCGGCTGTCCCGGCTGGTCGGCCCGTCCAAGGCCAAGGACCTCATCTTCACCGGCCGCATGGTCAAGGCCGACGAGGCCCTCGCGCTCGGTCTGGTGGACCGGATCGTGCCCGCCGCCGAGGTGTACGAGCAGGCGCACGCGTGGGCCGCGAAGCTCGCCCAGGGCCCGGCGATCGCCCTGCGCGCAGCGAAGGAGTGCGTGGACGCGGGCCTGGAGGCCGACATCGACACCGGTCTGACCATCGAACGCAACTGGTTCGCGGGCCTGTTCGCCACCGAGGACCGTGAGCGCGGCATGCGCAGCTTCGTCGAAGAGGGCCCGGGCAAGGCCAAGTTCGTCTAG
- a CDS encoding Ig-like domain-containing protein, with translation MGRTRVNLQPIRGRARTGLPALLLGAALLLTSACSGGGGSNSGGSGGSDAKGTAAGAKTGTEASKAVVSVKPDDGAKEVATSGILKISSTGGKLTTVTVADTKGNAVEGKLAGDGASWEPARNLAAATEYKVHAVAKDESGRESAKDTTFTTLTPQNTFVGHYTPEDGTTVGVGMPVSINFTRGITNTEAVEKAITVTAEPSVKVEGHWFGNDRLDFRPEKYWAAGTKVTVKLALDGVEGRPGVYGKQTRTVTFTVGRSQVTTVDASAHTMQVVRDGQVLKDIPITAGAPATTTYNGQMVISEKYKVTRMNGATVGFGGEYDISDVPHAMRLSNSGTFVHGNYWAPSSTFGSENVSHGCVGLEDERGAGDDSTPAAWFYNESLIGDVVVVKNSKDKQIAPDNGLNGWNMDWAEWIK, from the coding sequence ATGGGGAGAACACGAGTGAACCTGCAGCCGATACGCGGCCGCGCCCGCACCGGCCTGCCGGCCCTTCTGCTGGGAGCGGCCCTGCTGCTCACCAGCGCCTGCAGCGGCGGCGGAGGAAGCAACAGCGGGGGCAGCGGCGGGAGCGACGCCAAGGGGACGGCCGCCGGTGCCAAGACCGGCACCGAGGCGTCCAAGGCCGTGGTGAGCGTCAAGCCGGACGACGGGGCCAAGGAGGTCGCGACGAGCGGCATCCTGAAGATCTCCAGCACCGGCGGCAAGCTGACCACGGTGACGGTCGCCGACACCAAGGGCAACGCGGTGGAGGGCAAGCTGGCCGGTGACGGCGCGAGCTGGGAGCCCGCCCGCAACCTGGCCGCCGCCACCGAGTACAAGGTGCACGCGGTCGCGAAGGACGAGTCCGGCCGGGAGTCCGCCAAGGACACCACCTTCACCACCCTCACTCCGCAGAACACCTTCGTCGGCCACTACACGCCGGAGGACGGTACGACCGTCGGCGTGGGCATGCCGGTCTCCATCAACTTCACGCGCGGCATCACCAACACGGAGGCCGTCGAGAAGGCCATCACCGTGACGGCGGAGCCGTCCGTGAAGGTCGAGGGCCACTGGTTCGGCAACGACCGGCTCGACTTCCGTCCCGAGAAGTACTGGGCCGCGGGCACCAAGGTCACCGTGAAGCTCGCCCTCGACGGCGTCGAGGGCCGCCCCGGGGTCTACGGCAAGCAGACCCGTACGGTCACCTTCACCGTCGGCCGCTCGCAGGTCACCACCGTCGACGCGAGCGCGCACACGATGCAGGTCGTCCGTGACGGCCAGGTCCTCAAGGACATCCCGATCACCGCGGGCGCCCCGGCGACGACCACCTACAACGGGCAGATGGTCATCAGCGAGAAGTACAAGGTGACCCGGATGAACGGCGCCACCGTCGGCTTCGGCGGCGAGTACGACATCTCCGACGTCCCGCACGCGATGCGGCTGTCGAACTCCGGCACCTTCGTCCACGGCAACTACTGGGCCCCCTCCAGCACCTTCGGCTCGGAGAACGTCAGCCACGGCTGCGTCGGCCTGGAGGACGAGCGCGGAGCCGGCGACGACAGCACGCCCGCGGCCTGGTTCTACAACGAGTCCCTGATCGGCGACGTGGTCGTCGTGAAGAACTCCAAGGACAAGCAGATCGCCCCGGACAACGGCCTCAACGGCTGGAACATGGACTGGGCGGAGTGGATCAAGTAG
- a CDS encoding cytochrome P450: protein MSVEQLEGTEEREPLLDFPLSRRGDVLPEECSWLREKAPVARVRTLTGDPAWLVSSYALAKQVLEDERFSLKDTANAGAPRQYALTIPPEVVNNMGNINSAGLRNAVMKALNPRQKGLQDFLRATAGELIDALVSEGGPADLRAGFADPFSAALHCRVLGVPFEDRRRLMSGLDVAFMTAREPFADSALNWYKDVGYFADAFKTQLARPAEERTGLLGRFAGLREADPESAHLTDEMFATVAVSLFGAGAVSTSAFLVLAVLALLQRPELIGYLREHPERMGGAVDELLRWNLSVGDGLPRLAMADVQVGDVLVKEGELVLVLLEGANFDPEAFERPDELDLEREGANAHLAFGAGRHFCPASALGRAHAEIALEVLVERLPELRLAVPAENLVWRTGFIKRLPERLPVAWQ from the coding sequence ATGAGCGTCGAGCAGCTTGAGGGCACGGAGGAACGGGAGCCCCTCCTGGACTTCCCCCTCTCCCGGCGCGGTGACGTGCTCCCCGAGGAGTGCTCCTGGCTGCGCGAGAAGGCCCCGGTCGCCCGGGTCCGGACCCTCACCGGGGACCCGGCCTGGCTCGTGAGCAGCTACGCGCTGGCCAAGCAGGTACTGGAGGACGAGCGCTTCAGCCTCAAGGACACCGCCAACGCCGGGGCGCCCCGCCAGTACGCGCTGACGATCCCGCCCGAGGTCGTCAACAACATGGGCAACATCAACAGCGCCGGGCTGCGCAACGCGGTCATGAAGGCGCTCAACCCGAGGCAGAAGGGCCTCCAGGACTTCCTGCGCGCCACGGCCGGGGAGCTGATCGACGCCCTGGTCTCCGAGGGCGGGCCGGCCGACCTCCGGGCGGGGTTCGCCGACCCCTTCTCGGCGGCCCTGCACTGCCGGGTGCTGGGTGTGCCCTTCGAGGACCGGCGGCGGCTGATGTCGGGGCTGGACGTCGCGTTCATGACCGCCCGCGAGCCCTTCGCCGATTCCGCGCTCAACTGGTACAAGGACGTCGGCTACTTCGCCGACGCGTTCAAGACGCAGCTGGCGCGGCCCGCCGAGGAGCGTACGGGGCTCCTCGGAAGGTTCGCCGGACTGCGGGAGGCCGACCCGGAGTCGGCCCATCTGACGGACGAGATGTTCGCGACCGTCGCCGTCTCGCTCTTCGGCGCGGGCGCGGTCTCCACGTCCGCGTTCCTGGTCCTGGCGGTCCTCGCCCTGCTCCAGCGGCCGGAGCTGATCGGGTACCTGCGCGAGCACCCGGAGCGCATGGGCGGGGCGGTGGACGAACTGCTGCGCTGGAACCTGTCCGTGGGCGACGGCCTGCCGCGCCTCGCGATGGCGGACGTCCAGGTCGGGGACGTGCTGGTGAAGGAGGGCGAGCTGGTGCTCGTCCTGCTGGAGGGGGCCAACTTCGACCCGGAGGCCTTCGAGCGCCCGGACGAGCTGGACCTGGAGCGGGAGGGCGCCAACGCCCACCTCGCCTTCGGCGCCGGCCGGCACTTCTGCCCGGCGTCCGCGCTGGGCCGGGCGCACGCGGAGATCGCCCTGGAGGTGCTGGTCGAGCGGCTGCCCGAACTGCGCCTGGCCGTACCCGCGGAGAACCTCGTCTGGCGGACCGGGTTCATCAAGCGGCTGCCCGAGCGGCTGCCCGTCGCCTGGCAGTAA
- a CDS encoding L,D-transpeptidase family protein — MTVRQAMGPTAVLAAFLAVLVLPGPALAAALDPDPETACTAGTGPYQRELEAHLHRKADGVQSPGDCTAVRAFQRANRLTPADGYAGLATFRTMTAVAARANPNAAGRCPADEDRVTCVDLDRQLLWVQEGRRVVFAPVPVRTGRDDQETRPGRHEIYWRHKDHVSTLYPDSPMPYAQFFDGGQALHGRGGDLYAHGGSAGCVNLSVANAERLWNLLTEGDVVYVWGTKPGTEG, encoded by the coding sequence ATGACCGTACGTCAGGCGATGGGACCCACGGCCGTCCTGGCCGCCTTCCTCGCCGTCCTCGTCCTGCCGGGCCCGGCGCTCGCGGCCGCCCTCGATCCCGACCCCGAGACGGCCTGCACCGCCGGGACCGGCCCCTACCAGCGGGAGCTGGAGGCCCACCTGCACCGGAAGGCCGACGGGGTGCAGTCACCGGGCGACTGCACCGCCGTCCGAGCCTTCCAGCGCGCGAACCGCCTCACCCCCGCCGACGGCTACGCCGGCCTCGCCACGTTCCGCACGATGACGGCCGTCGCCGCCCGCGCGAACCCCAACGCCGCGGGCCGCTGCCCCGCCGACGAGGACCGCGTGACGTGCGTGGACCTGGACCGCCAGCTCCTGTGGGTCCAGGAGGGCCGCCGCGTGGTCTTCGCGCCGGTGCCCGTCCGCACCGGCCGCGACGACCAGGAGACCCGTCCCGGCCGCCACGAGATCTACTGGCGGCACAAGGACCACGTCTCCACGCTCTACCCCGACTCCCCGATGCCGTACGCCCAGTTCTTCGACGGGGGCCAGGCCCTGCACGGGCGCGGCGGCGACCTGTACGCGCACGGCGGATCGGCCGGCTGCGTCAACCTCTCGGTGGCCAACGCCGAACGTCTGTGGAACCTGCTGACGGAAGGGGACGTGGTCTACGTCTGGGGTACCAAGCCCGGGACCGAAGGCTGA
- a CDS encoding Ig-like domain-containing protein: protein MAAVAAWAGLLGGLTGCTKDGGSPVEIALPGKPRLPDEAIRITPADNAKGVPAEGPLRVNVPEGRLERVVVTKVEDAQEEQVPGSIAPDGLSWSPAPSAGRLSLAAKYTVDAVARDGHDRRQARHTTFTTYVPEERFIGYFKPENRSTVGTGMIVSFKFSRAIKQRAEVERAITVTSDPAVPVVGHWFGDERLDFRPKEYWKPGTQVTVKMALRDVEGASGSYGIQDKTVRFTVGRSQVSLVDAAAHTMEVRRDGQLLSTIPISAGAPKNTTYNGKMVVMEMFDVTRMNGQTVGFGGEYDIPDVPHAMRLTNSGTFLHGNYWASPDTFGSSNTSHGCVGLRDDKGGGSDTPAGWFFDRTLVGDVVEVVNSQDRVVAPNNGLGGWNMSWADWVAGSAVS from the coding sequence TTGGCCGCCGTGGCGGCATGGGCGGGCCTGCTGGGCGGGCTCACCGGCTGCACCAAGGACGGCGGATCCCCGGTGGAGATCGCCCTGCCCGGCAAACCCCGCCTGCCCGACGAGGCCATCCGGATCACCCCCGCGGACAACGCCAAAGGGGTCCCCGCCGAGGGGCCGCTGCGGGTGAACGTGCCCGAGGGCCGGCTGGAACGGGTCGTCGTCACCAAGGTGGAGGACGCCCAGGAGGAGCAGGTCCCCGGGTCCATCGCCCCCGACGGGCTCAGCTGGAGCCCGGCACCGTCGGCCGGGCGGCTCTCGCTCGCCGCCAAGTACACCGTCGACGCCGTCGCCCGCGACGGGCACGACCGCCGTCAGGCCCGGCACACCACCTTCACCACCTACGTCCCCGAGGAGAGGTTCATCGGCTACTTCAAGCCCGAGAACCGCTCCACCGTCGGCACCGGCATGATCGTCTCCTTCAAGTTCAGCCGCGCCATCAAGCAGCGGGCCGAGGTGGAACGGGCCATCACCGTCACCTCGGACCCGGCCGTGCCGGTCGTCGGCCACTGGTTCGGCGACGAGCGCCTCGACTTCCGGCCCAAGGAGTACTGGAAGCCCGGTACCCAGGTCACCGTCAAGATGGCCCTGCGCGATGTCGAGGGCGCGTCCGGTTCGTACGGGATCCAGGACAAGACCGTCCGCTTCACCGTCGGCCGCTCCCAGGTCTCCCTCGTCGACGCCGCCGCGCACACCATGGAGGTCCGCCGGGACGGGCAGCTGCTGTCGACGATCCCGATCAGCGCCGGGGCGCCCAAGAACACCACCTACAACGGGAAGATGGTGGTGATGGAGATGTTCGACGTCACCCGGATGAACGGCCAGACCGTCGGCTTCGGCGGCGAGTACGACATCCCCGACGTGCCCCACGCCATGCGGCTCACCAACTCCGGGACCTTCCTGCACGGCAACTACTGGGCCAGCCCGGACACCTTCGGCTCCAGCAACACCAGCCACGGCTGCGTGGGCCTGCGCGACGACAAGGGCGGCGGCTCGGACACCCCGGCGGGCTGGTTCTTCGACCGGACGCTGGTCGGGGACGTGGTGGAGGTCGTGAACTCGCAGGACCGCGTCGTGGCCCCCAACAACGGACTGGGCGGCTGGAACATGTCCTGGGCCGACTGGGTCGCCGGATCCGCCGTCAGCTGA
- a CDS encoding choice-of-anchor A family protein, with amino-acid sequence MSARNWTLGLAIGAVLAAGSPTALAAAPAPGPPPARALRAPLPGGLGPCVPGDCPRPFPPIGSDGSVKGRDNAVNIFAGGRFRVRGRASEAEGRLVVLGSFDQDKAAGGDSRYNVGIVGAGSLVPPPDGADFLTTGADVTVATGETLIADRGVVRYGGALSGTVTGTRTPDPNAVAPYAGLRGRLGAASQCYAKVDGSPRPPTGTVVNSGFETVFTGNNRDPLQVFNVDADLVNPTGGGAQGIRFTQIPPTATILVNVLGTGTRTLNTYSGTLADRGGDPLNAYRERLLWNFPDASAVNLTGSGQFQGSFLIGNRASETLVTLPGINGRFFTTGSVTHGSATIGGGGQEFHAYPFTGDLPDCGPTPAPTGTVAVAKVDGEGRPLGGARFELWHETNGVPGLQTDTASPDTKVADCTTPATGRCAHTGAAPGTYHWRETVPPAGHDLPANPVFELTLTRENAAAGALARAVNTRTETPGARVVLRKTDRDTGAGLPGARFELWRETNDRTGLQTTGDDADERLEGVCVTDAQGTCTVELPVDETYYWRETGFPAGYERPADPVTPFDLTRGDLVQGIVVTVANRKENAEHPGSLHLVKKDAKTKRPLRGAVFELWKETNRTGGLQTRGVNADQKVKDGCATDRNGVCDFDGLSEGLYYLVETDVPEGYVLPRDRVTGPVRVTAAAPGSHVVVTLQNKRDEYGKDPGKEHGKDPAKHDGKQHGKQHDKRPDA; translated from the coding sequence ATGTCGGCAAGGAACTGGACCCTGGGACTCGCGATCGGGGCCGTACTGGCCGCCGGGTCCCCCACGGCCCTGGCGGCGGCTCCCGCCCCCGGCCCCCCGCCCGCCCGCGCCCTGCGGGCACCGCTGCCCGGCGGACTCGGCCCCTGCGTCCCGGGCGACTGCCCCCGTCCCTTCCCGCCGATCGGCAGCGACGGCAGCGTCAAGGGGCGCGACAACGCCGTCAACATCTTCGCCGGCGGTCGGTTCCGGGTCCGGGGGCGTGCCTCCGAGGCCGAGGGCCGGCTGGTCGTCCTCGGCAGCTTCGACCAGGACAAGGCGGCCGGCGGGGACTCCCGCTACAACGTCGGCATCGTCGGCGCCGGCTCGCTGGTCCCGCCCCCCGACGGCGCGGACTTCCTCACCACCGGCGCCGACGTCACCGTCGCCACCGGCGAGACCCTGATCGCCGACCGGGGTGTGGTCCGCTACGGGGGCGCGCTCAGCGGCACCGTGACCGGCACCCGCACCCCCGACCCGAACGCCGTCGCCCCGTACGCCGGCCTGCGCGGCCGGCTCGGCGCCGCCAGCCAGTGCTACGCCAAGGTCGACGGCAGCCCGCGCCCGCCGACCGGCACCGTCGTCAACAGCGGCTTCGAGACCGTCTTCACCGGCAACAACCGCGACCCGCTCCAGGTCTTCAACGTGGACGCGGACCTGGTCAACCCCACCGGCGGCGGCGCACAGGGCATCCGCTTCACACAGATCCCGCCCACGGCGACCATCCTCGTCAACGTCCTGGGCACCGGCACCCGCACCCTCAACACCTACAGCGGCACGCTCGCCGACCGGGGCGGCGACCCGCTCAACGCGTACCGCGAGCGGCTGCTGTGGAACTTCCCGGACGCCTCGGCGGTCAACCTGACCGGCAGCGGCCAGTTCCAGGGCAGCTTCCTGATCGGCAACCGGGCCTCCGAGACCCTGGTCACCCTGCCCGGGATCAACGGCCGCTTCTTCACCACGGGCTCCGTCACCCACGGCAGCGCGACCATCGGGGGCGGCGGCCAGGAGTTCCACGCCTACCCCTTCACCGGCGACCTCCCCGACTGCGGTCCCACCCCCGCCCCGACCGGCACGGTGGCCGTGGCCAAGGTGGACGGTGAGGGCCGTCCCCTGGGCGGCGCCCGCTTCGAGCTGTGGCACGAGACGAACGGGGTGCCGGGCCTCCAGACGGACACCGCGTCCCCCGACACGAAGGTGGCCGACTGCACCACCCCGGCCACCGGCCGCTGCGCGCACACCGGCGCCGCGCCCGGTACGTACCACTGGCGCGAGACCGTGCCGCCGGCGGGCCACGACCTGCCCGCGAACCCGGTCTTCGAGCTGACGCTGACCCGCGAGAACGCCGCGGCCGGGGCCCTGGCGCGGGCCGTGAACACCCGCACCGAGACGCCGGGCGCCAGGGTCGTGCTGCGCAAGACCGACCGGGACACCGGGGCCGGACTGCCCGGCGCCCGCTTCGAGCTGTGGCGCGAGACCAACGACCGGACCGGCCTCCAGACCACCGGCGACGATGCCGACGAGCGGCTGGAAGGGGTCTGCGTGACCGACGCCCAGGGCACCTGCACGGTCGAGCTGCCGGTCGACGAGACGTACTACTGGCGGGAGACCGGCTTCCCGGCCGGTTACGAGAGGCCCGCCGACCCCGTCACCCCGTTCGACCTGACGCGGGGCGACCTCGTCCAGGGCATCGTCGTCACCGTCGCGAACCGCAAGGAGAACGCGGAGCACCCCGGCTCCCTGCACCTCGTGAAGAAGGACGCCAAGACGAAGCGGCCGCTGCGCGGCGCGGTGTTCGAGCTCTGGAAGGAGACCAACCGCACCGGCGGCCTCCAGACCCGCGGCGTCAACGCCGACCAGAAGGTCAAGGACGGCTGCGCGACCGACCGCAACGGCGTCTGCGACTTCGACGGGCTCTCCGAAGGCCTGTACTACCTGGTCGAGACGGACGTCCCCGAGGGTTACGTGCTGCCGCGAGACCGGGTGACCGGCCCGGTGCGCGTCACGGCGGCGGCCCCCGGCAGCCACGTCGTGGTCACGCTCCAGAACAAGCGGGACGAGTACGGCAAGGACCCGGGCAAGGAACACGGCAAGGACCCCGCGAAGCACGACGGCAAGCAGCACGGCAAGCAGCACGACAAGCGTCCCGACGCCTGA
- a CDS encoding ATP-binding protein, with the protein MPGAYAVATLRERWSRGVFSRGTAREGAPAVHDGCMAGLEGVEQPRQRVGASAVRLTAAVEEELGLKALDRYGNPAEGEVTLPSMPESASTARRLTQSVVIRFWGLSPQIAEHTVLLVSELVGNAVRHTGARTFGLRMLRRRGWIRVEVRDPSRGLPCLMPVHELDVTGRGLFLVDKLSDRWGADLLPRGKITWFEMRVADR; encoded by the coding sequence TTGCCCGGTGCATATGCCGTGGCGACCCTCCGGGAGCGTTGGTCCCGGGGGGTGTTTTCCCGTGGAACGGCCCGGGAGGGCGCGCCGGCCGTCCATGATGGGTGCATGGCGGGCCTGGAGGGTGTGGAACAACCGCGGCAGCGCGTCGGCGCGTCGGCCGTGCGGCTCACGGCGGCGGTCGAGGAGGAACTGGGCCTCAAAGCGCTGGACCGGTACGGGAATCCGGCCGAGGGCGAGGTGACGCTGCCGTCCATGCCGGAGTCGGCGAGCACGGCCCGCCGGCTCACGCAGAGCGTGGTGATCCGCTTCTGGGGCCTCTCGCCGCAGATCGCCGAGCACACCGTCCTGCTGGTCTCGGAGCTCGTCGGCAACGCCGTGCGCCACACGGGGGCGCGCACCTTCGGCTTACGGATGCTGCGCCGGCGCGGCTGGATCCGCGTGGAGGTGCGCGACCCCTCGCGCGGGCTGCCCTGCCTGATGCCGGTCCACGAGCTGGACGTGACGGGCCGCGGGCTCTTCCTCGTCGACAAGCTGTCCGACCGCTGGGGCGCCGACCTGCTGCCGCGGGGCAAGATCACCTGGTTCGAGATGCGCGTCGCCGACCGCTAG